One stretch of Natronobacterium texcoconense DNA includes these proteins:
- the cysE gene encoding serine O-acetyltransferase — MLGRLREDVRTMCDRDPAAKGCLEVALCYPGVHAVWGHRIAHRLWNARLRLFARLFSQLVRWLTGVEIHPGATIGRRVTIDHGMGVVIGETAEVGDDVHMYHGVTLGGDTAEPVKRHPTVEEGVKIGANATLLGDITIGEDAAVGAGSVVTDDVDPGVTVAGVPARRIDE, encoded by the coding sequence ATGCTCGGACGGCTCCGCGAAGACGTGCGGACGATGTGTGATCGGGATCCGGCCGCGAAAGGATGTCTCGAGGTCGCGCTCTGCTATCCGGGCGTCCACGCCGTCTGGGGACACCGGATCGCTCACCGACTCTGGAACGCCAGGCTTCGGCTGTTCGCACGGCTGTTCTCCCAGCTGGTGCGGTGGCTGACCGGCGTCGAGATCCATCCCGGCGCGACGATCGGTCGCCGGGTGACGATCGACCACGGGATGGGCGTCGTCATCGGCGAGACGGCCGAAGTGGGCGACGACGTCCACATGTACCACGGCGTCACGCTCGGCGGTGACACGGCCGAACCCGTCAAACGTCACCCGACGGTCGAGGAAGGGGTGAAAATCGGCGCGAACGCGACGCTGCTCGGGGACATCACCATCGGCGAGGACGCAGCTGTCGGCGCTGGCTCGGTCGTCACCGACGACGTCGATCCGGGTGTGACTGTCGCTGGCGTTCCGGCCCGGCGAATCGACGAGTGA
- a CDS encoding SWIM zinc finger family protein yields the protein MKTKASPKAPLPVPPTDHLEERSLRAHTEPMSVLPLGDGLYEVESGSDHTYLVDLEAGRCTCPDHVFRGVRCKHVRRIAIEITEGRTPPPGEVSLECHDCEGAVFVDEEDAVQPVYCDEHEIWPGDPVRDRETGDRLTVVDVSPYRADAVSISEADTSVADYPTNEAYDPDVPVVGAVYPHANVKQNGVVPSSLKVYVFPRTRLTKAEGQS from the coding sequence ATGAAAACAAAAGCATCACCGAAAGCACCCTTGCCAGTACCGCCCACGGATCACCTCGAGGAGCGGTCGCTCCGGGCGCACACCGAGCCGATGTCGGTGCTCCCGCTGGGCGACGGCCTCTACGAGGTCGAGTCCGGTAGCGACCACACCTATCTCGTCGACCTCGAGGCCGGCCGCTGTACCTGTCCCGACCACGTCTTCCGTGGCGTCCGGTGCAAACACGTCCGCCGGATCGCCATCGAGATCACCGAGGGTCGGACGCCGCCGCCGGGAGAGGTTTCGCTCGAGTGCCACGATTGCGAGGGGGCGGTGTTCGTAGATGAAGAGGACGCCGTCCAGCCTGTCTACTGCGACGAACACGAGATCTGGCCGGGAGACCCGGTTCGCGACCGCGAGACGGGCGACCGGCTGACGGTCGTCGACGTCTCTCCCTACCGTGCGGACGCGGTCTCGATTTCGGAGGCCGACACCTCCGTAGCCGACTATCCGACGAACGAAGCCTACGACCCCGACGTGCCGGTCGTCGGCGCGGTCTACCCCCACGCCAACGTGAAGCAAAACGGCGTCGTACCATCGTCGCTGAAGGTGTACGTCTTCCCGCGGACGCGGCTCACGAAGGCAGAGGGCCAGTCGTAG
- a CDS encoding metallophosphoesterase family protein, which produces MKVGLISDVHSNRVALEAVLEDMPPVDELVCAGDVVGYNPWPGDCVDELRQRGVPTVMGNHDAAVAATTPFQFNGMAKAGVEHAKEQLSDDQLEWLANLPKERLECDGRLKIVHGHPDDPDRYARYTYPEEFSPRLLDDEDVLVLGHTHVQGVEKFAEGIVLNPGSVGQPRDGDPRAGYAVVDLEAMTVETHRVEYDIEAVQEAVTEAGLPERIGRRLARGK; this is translated from the coding sequence ATGAAGGTCGGACTCATCTCGGACGTCCACAGCAATCGCGTCGCCCTCGAGGCCGTCCTCGAGGACATGCCGCCGGTCGACGAACTCGTCTGTGCGGGCGACGTCGTCGGCTACAACCCCTGGCCGGGCGACTGTGTCGACGAACTCCGGCAGCGAGGGGTGCCGACGGTGATGGGCAACCACGACGCGGCAGTCGCTGCGACGACACCGTTCCAATTTAACGGGATGGCGAAGGCGGGCGTCGAACACGCCAAAGAGCAGCTTTCGGACGACCAACTCGAGTGGCTCGCGAATCTCCCGAAAGAGCGCCTCGAGTGTGACGGTCGGCTGAAGATCGTCCACGGTCATCCCGACGATCCGGACCGATACGCACGGTACACGTATCCCGAGGAGTTCTCGCCACGGCTGCTCGACGACGAGGACGTGCTCGTGCTCGGTCACACCCACGTCCAGGGCGTCGAGAAATTCGCGGAAGGGATCGTCCTCAACCCCGGCAGCGTCGGCCAACCTCGAGACGGCGATCCGCGAGCGGGGTACGCGGTGGTCGACCTCGAGGCGATGACCGTCGAGACCCATCGCGTCGAGTACGATATCGAAGCAGTCCAGGAGGCGGTCACGGAGGCAGGGCTCCCCGAGCGGATCGGGCGCAGACTCGCTCGCGGGAAGTGA
- a CDS encoding CBS domain-containing protein, translating to MNTDDRTTVEDVMSAPLETIAKDATVMEATQQMREKDINALVVRTTPRAIISSTDVLDAVAEGKDPTELEVSDVMTTDVETAAPDLYMEEVAAMMTTYGIKHLPVVDDDYVGMVSSTDVTAHLS from the coding sequence ATGAACACAGACGACCGAACGACCGTCGAAGACGTGATGTCAGCGCCGCTCGAGACGATCGCAAAAGACGCGACCGTGATGGAAGCGACCCAGCAGATGCGAGAAAAGGACATCAACGCGCTCGTAGTCCGGACCACGCCACGGGCGATCATCAGTAGTACGGACGTCCTCGACGCCGTCGCCGAGGGGAAAGACCCCACGGAACTCGAGGTCTCGGACGTGATGACGACCGACGTCGAAACTGCCGCACCGGACCTCTACATGGAGGAGGTCGCCGCGATGATGACTACCTACGGGATCAAACACCTCCCGGTCGTCGACGACGACTACGTCGGAATGGTCTCCTCGACGGACGTCACGGCACATCTGTCGTAG
- the pspAB gene encoding PspA-associated protein PspAB translates to MGLLDGIRSVLGVRAETDASRDADPDDLFGMSTAYLTMEAELGYESADVGALCFSGVDSHSFQEAVDEVEAILEAGQQETGTDFDVSEDDHGYHWVILEDDDPEDLITSLHFAADTFIEHDYGSRLLAAVFAYEGRDGPAYWIYSFRRGAYYPFAPRPGRERDSSAEFKLEAALDGELEIEREKEYWYPLWPSSSGTHPWE, encoded by the coding sequence ATGGGACTGCTGGACGGGATCCGGTCCGTACTCGGGGTACGCGCCGAAACCGACGCGAGTCGTGACGCCGACCCCGACGACCTCTTCGGGATGAGCACCGCATACCTGACGATGGAGGCCGAACTCGGCTACGAGTCGGCGGACGTCGGCGCGCTCTGTTTCTCCGGCGTCGACTCGCATAGCTTCCAGGAGGCCGTCGACGAGGTCGAGGCGATCCTCGAGGCCGGCCAGCAAGAGACCGGCACCGACTTCGACGTCTCCGAAGACGACCACGGCTATCACTGGGTGATCTTGGAGGACGACGACCCCGAGGACCTGATCACCAGCCTCCACTTCGCCGCGGACACGTTCATCGAGCACGACTACGGCTCGCGGCTGCTCGCCGCCGTCTTCGCCTACGAGGGGCGGGACGGTCCCGCCTACTGGATCTACTCGTTCCGTCGGGGCGCGTACTACCCCTTCGCGCCACGGCCAGGGCGAGAGCGCGACTCGAGCGCGGAGTTCAAACTCGAGGCCGCGCTGGACGGCGAACTCGAGATCGAACGCGAGAAGGAGTACTGGTACCCGCTGTGGCCGAGTTCGAGCGGCACTCATCCCTGGGAGTAA
- a CDS encoding acyl-CoA dehydrogenase family protein, producing the protein MSRPIDYGEFEEGRNVNYWELDRAIQRELRRIYADDEFAWAKPRLSEFGAVVGHTIADNADYVDDHGPELESYDKHGDVQNRVRYPAELLESEQLAYERGIVADAFEAPPGRDEPMPLAHNLAMQYLLSYADPGFDCPVAMTAGAALVLEKFDDGSLEEYYEALTSRDYEGLIEGAMFLTEKQGGSDVGAAETLAEYDEEADCWRLTGEKWFCSNIDAEGTLALARTPDAPEGTDGLSMFLVPHADPDHSEGPWTKGDRLEDGSLSPDEANDQFYRRLKDKLGTISVPTGEVEFDGAKAYLVGEEERGFKQMTEMLNLERLSNAAASCGIMGRALLESKIHAANREAFGETIDQYPLMREDLVDMTVDHEAATAYVFEVARLFSERERAERGAEPRSAESTSGGTASAGEDADDVYRLMRLLIPIAKLRTARMAVDTASYAMEVQGGNGYVNDFVTNRLLRDAQVLPIWEGTENVLSLDVLRALEREDAHEPLREAVEERLESVTHPALEDAAETVESEFRDLETALVTLAGEDAEYAQLSAKRLAHYVFDVFTAALLLEEAQTKLEDDEDGRLALIANRFVTNELENREARGITSGDRFPLESFDAVVRHEPVDSESLLERREAV; encoded by the coding sequence ATGAGTCGGCCCATCGATTACGGCGAGTTCGAGGAGGGACGGAACGTCAACTACTGGGAACTCGACCGGGCGATCCAGCGCGAACTCCGGCGAATCTACGCCGACGACGAGTTCGCATGGGCCAAGCCACGACTCTCGGAGTTCGGCGCCGTCGTCGGCCATACGATCGCCGACAACGCCGACTACGTCGACGATCACGGTCCCGAACTCGAGTCCTACGACAAACACGGCGACGTCCAGAACCGCGTTCGGTATCCCGCGGAACTGCTCGAGAGCGAGCAACTCGCTTACGAACGCGGAATCGTCGCCGACGCGTTCGAAGCGCCACCGGGCCGCGACGAACCGATGCCGCTTGCGCACAACCTCGCGATGCAGTACCTGCTGTCCTACGCCGACCCTGGTTTCGACTGCCCGGTCGCGATGACCGCAGGTGCGGCGCTCGTCCTCGAGAAGTTCGACGACGGTTCGCTCGAAGAGTACTACGAGGCTCTGACCAGCCGCGACTACGAGGGGCTGATCGAGGGCGCGATGTTCCTCACCGAGAAGCAAGGTGGCAGCGACGTCGGGGCCGCCGAGACGCTCGCCGAGTACGACGAGGAAGCCGACTGCTGGCGGCTCACGGGCGAAAAGTGGTTCTGCTCGAACATCGACGCCGAAGGGACGCTCGCACTGGCACGCACTCCCGACGCGCCCGAGGGCACCGACGGCCTCTCGATGTTTCTCGTTCCCCACGCGGATCCCGACCACTCCGAGGGGCCGTGGACCAAGGGCGACCGACTCGAGGACGGCTCGCTCTCCCCCGACGAGGCCAACGACCAGTTCTACCGGCGACTCAAGGACAAACTCGGCACCATCTCGGTGCCGACGGGCGAGGTCGAGTTCGACGGCGCGAAGGCTTACCTCGTCGGCGAGGAAGAGCGTGGCTTCAAGCAGATGACCGAGATGCTCAACTTAGAGCGGCTGTCGAACGCTGCGGCCTCTTGCGGCATTATGGGACGGGCGCTGCTCGAGAGCAAGATCCACGCCGCGAACCGGGAGGCGTTCGGCGAGACGATCGATCAGTACCCGCTGATGCGTGAGGACCTGGTGGACATGACGGTCGACCACGAGGCTGCGACGGCGTACGTCTTCGAGGTCGCGCGGCTGTTTTCGGAACGCGAGCGCGCCGAACGGGGCGCGGAGCCACGCTCCGCGGAATCCACGAGCGGTGGAACCGCGAGCGCCGGTGAGGACGCCGACGACGTTTACCGTCTCATGCGCCTGCTGATCCCCATCGCCAAACTCCGGACGGCACGGATGGCCGTCGACACGGCCTCCTACGCGATGGAGGTCCAGGGCGGCAACGGCTACGTGAACGACTTCGTCACCAACCGGCTGCTGCGGGACGCCCAGGTGCTGCCGATCTGGGAGGGCACCGAGAACGTCCTCTCGCTGGATGTCCTGCGGGCCCTCGAGCGCGAGGACGCCCACGAACCGCTCCGAGAGGCCGTCGAGGAACGACTCGAGTCAGTTACCCATCCGGCGCTCGAGGACGCCGCGGAGACGGTCGAGAGCGAGTTCCGCGACCTCGAGACGGCGCTCGTGACGCTTGCAGGCGAGGACGCCGAGTACGCACAGCTGTCGGCCAAACGGCTCGCTCACTACGTCTTCGATGTGTTCACGGCGGCGCTGTTGCTCGAGGAGGCACAGACGAAACTGGAAGACGACGAGGACGGACGGCTGGCACTGATCGCGAACCGCTTCGTGACGAACGAACTCGAGAATCGGGAGGCCCGTGGAATCACGAGCGGGGACCGATTCCCGCTCGAGAGCTTCGACGCGGTCGTTCGCCACGAACCGGTCGACTCCGAGTCCCTGCTCGAGCGCCGGGAAGCCGTGTGA
- the hjc gene encoding Holliday junction resolvase Hjc, whose amino-acid sequence MSQAKGDRRERELVNELDEAGFAVMRAPASGSATERELPDVLAGDGEQFYAIEAKSSSGDPIYLTGEEVEALTYFAQNFGAKPRIGVRFDREDWYFFHPADLHVTDGGNYRVKKETALADGTDFPEFVGDTEKVTLEEISSDDDGLDEDTLRVLNAVKQGTMEVEEAAELLE is encoded by the coding sequence ATGTCTCAGGCGAAGGGCGACCGCCGCGAACGGGAACTCGTCAACGAACTCGACGAGGCCGGCTTCGCGGTGATGCGAGCGCCCGCGAGCGGCTCTGCGACGGAACGTGAACTCCCCGACGTACTCGCCGGCGACGGCGAGCAGTTCTATGCGATCGAGGCCAAATCGAGTTCCGGCGATCCGATCTATCTCACCGGCGAGGAAGTCGAGGCCCTGACCTACTTCGCCCAGAACTTCGGTGCGAAACCGCGAATCGGCGTCCGGTTCGACCGCGAGGACTGGTACTTCTTCCACCCCGCCGACCTGCACGTCACTGACGGCGGCAACTACCGCGTCAAGAAAGAGACCGCGCTCGCCGACGGCACCGACTTCCCGGAGTTCGTCGGCGACACCGAGAAAGTCACGCTCGAGGAGATCAGCAGCGACGACGACGGCCTCGACGAGGACACCCTCCGGGTCCTGAACGCGGTCAAACAGGGGACGATGGAAGTAGAGGAAGCGGCCGAGTTGCTCGAGTAG
- a CDS encoding universal stress protein, whose protein sequence is MAVLVAYDGSMPAQKAVDRAFEEYADEEIVLLRVVEAAGGSTSAGINLAQEALKGEREEASSDLEEQVDDLEGTEDVDYRTEIVVGDPAHEVVEFAEDEDNDVDHILVGSHGRSGVSRILLGSVAEKIVRRAPVPVTVVR, encoded by the coding sequence ATGGCAGTTCTCGTAGCCTACGACGGATCGATGCCCGCACAGAAGGCAGTCGATCGTGCGTTCGAAGAGTACGCCGACGAAGAGATCGTTTTGCTGCGCGTCGTCGAGGCGGCGGGCGGGTCGACCAGTGCTGGCATCAATCTCGCACAGGAGGCGCTCAAAGGCGAGCGTGAGGAAGCCTCGAGCGACCTCGAGGAGCAGGTCGACGACCTTGAGGGAACGGAGGACGTCGACTACCGAACCGAGATCGTCGTCGGGGATCCGGCCCACGAGGTCGTCGAGTTCGCCGAGGACGAGGACAACGACGTCGATCACATCCTCGTCGGCAGCCACGGCCGGTCGGGTGTCTCCCGGATCCTGCTCGGGAGCGTCGCCGAAAAGATCGTCCGCCGGGCACCGGTCCCGGTCACCGTCGTTCGCTGA
- a CDS encoding IMP cyclohydrolase: MYVGRFVVVGPEVGAYRVSSRSFPNREITARDEALTVGPTEDAPETDNPYVSYNCLRVVETPTGETAAFGNGSHVDPIAEKLELGYPARDALAESLLALDYEKDDYDTPRIAATIDDDEALIGTVRKDALVVETVDEPTLVATYEKDSPDAYEFDVESAEDAAQEAYGLDFEHEVCAAGVALTDDGFETAIENGD; the protein is encoded by the coding sequence ATGTACGTCGGACGATTCGTCGTCGTTGGCCCCGAGGTCGGCGCCTATCGCGTCTCCTCGAGGTCGTTCCCGAACCGCGAGATCACCGCTCGAGACGAAGCGCTCACCGTCGGTCCCACCGAGGACGCGCCGGAGACGGACAACCCGTACGTCTCCTACAACTGCCTGCGCGTCGTCGAGACGCCGACTGGCGAGACTGCCGCGTTCGGTAACGGCTCGCACGTCGATCCGATCGCGGAGAAACTCGAGTTGGGCTACCCCGCTCGAGACGCCCTCGCGGAGAGCCTGCTGGCACTGGACTACGAGAAAGACGACTACGACACGCCACGCATCGCCGCGACGATCGACGACGACGAGGCGCTGATCGGTACGGTCCGCAAGGACGCTCTCGTCGTCGAGACCGTCGACGAACCGACGCTGGTCGCGACCTACGAGAAAGACTCTCCCGACGCGTACGAATTCGACGTCGAGAGTGCCGAGGACGCGGCGCAGGAGGCGTACGGACTCGACTTCGAACACGAGGTCTGTGCGGCAGGTGTGGCGCTGACCGACGACGGGTTCGAGACGGCAATAGAGAACGGCGACTGA
- a CDS encoding universal stress protein — MVILAAIDETERSKRVVEVANDLATTYDDPLVALHVVPEEEYRAHKESLESIQGMGDFSLSQQADSAKRFAQQFVIETVDVDMDRLRARGRVGEVSDEILAEIDALEPRYLVIGGRRRSPAGKAVFGSTAQRLLLDAECPVVSQIVDE; from the coding sequence ATGGTGATACTTGCTGCGATCGACGAGACGGAACGGTCGAAACGGGTCGTCGAAGTAGCCAACGACCTCGCGACGACGTACGACGATCCGCTCGTCGCGTTACACGTCGTTCCGGAAGAGGAGTACAGGGCACACAAGGAGAGTCTCGAGAGCATTCAGGGGATGGGTGACTTCTCGCTGAGTCAGCAGGCCGACAGCGCAAAGCGGTTCGCACAGCAGTTCGTCATCGAAACGGTCGACGTCGATATGGACCGGCTCAGGGCTCGCGGTCGCGTCGGCGAGGTATCCGACGAGATTCTGGCCGAAATCGACGCCCTCGAGCCACGGTACCTCGTCATCGGCGGCCGTCGTCGGTCCCCAGCCGGCAAAGCCGTCTTCGGAAGCACCGCACAGCGACTCCTGCTGGACGCGGAGTGTCCCGTCGTCTCGCAGATCGTCGACGAATGA
- a CDS encoding CPBP family intramembrane glutamic endopeptidase, whose product METPSRPADIERDGAPVRSMLVAVGLMAFGLVVVPQVTTLPAFLVDPALLEATQTGEYGETSLLGRTLFMALNFVGITLAGIIYLLWTDRGLSWIDLRVPTKRDWIYMLAGSVGSIAFLFVVSFLYELLGVPAADSQVVDIIGGDQTMVLIMIVIVFFFNAPAEEFLFRNVIQKRLYEAFTPMQAVLVTSVIFALVHFPMYALAGSVVATLASLVIMFGGSVIFGYVYVRADNLLVPTIAHAALNAFQFVILYISMAYGLEQDVATSLIEAVAFVPL is encoded by the coding sequence ATGGAAACACCCTCCCGCCCTGCCGATATAGAGCGCGACGGCGCGCCGGTCCGATCGATGCTCGTCGCCGTCGGACTGATGGCCTTCGGCCTCGTCGTCGTGCCACAGGTTACGACGCTGCCAGCGTTTCTGGTCGACCCCGCACTGCTCGAGGCCACCCAGACCGGCGAGTACGGTGAGACCTCCCTCCTGGGACGAACGCTCTTCATGGCGTTGAACTTCGTCGGAATTACGCTTGCGGGTATCATCTACCTGCTGTGGACCGATCGCGGACTGTCGTGGATCGACCTTCGCGTGCCGACGAAACGGGACTGGATCTACATGCTTGCCGGCAGCGTCGGGAGCATCGCCTTCCTGTTCGTCGTCAGTTTTCTCTACGAGTTGCTCGGCGTTCCCGCCGCGGATAGCCAGGTCGTCGACATCATCGGCGGCGACCAGACGATGGTCCTGATCATGATCGTCATCGTCTTTTTCTTCAATGCACCAGCAGAGGAGTTTCTCTTCCGGAACGTCATCCAGAAGCGACTGTACGAGGCGTTTACCCCGATGCAAGCGGTCCTGGTCACGAGCGTCATCTTCGCTCTCGTCCACTTCCCGATGTACGCACTCGCCGGATCGGTCGTCGCAACCCTCGCGTCGCTCGTCATCATGTTCGGTGGGTCCGTGATCTTCGGCTACGTGTACGTCAGGGCCGACAACCTCCTGGTCCCGACTATCGCCCACGCCGCACTCAACGCGTTCCAGTTCGTCATTCTCTACATATCGATGGCCTACGGCCTCGAGCAAGACGTTGCAACCTCGCTGATCGAGGCAGTCGCGTTCGTCCCGCTGTAG
- a CDS encoding outer membrane protein assembly factor BamB family protein, giving the protein MTSWNQHKGDPQNSGVRRDLDGPLRIETDWTVDLTGPVGSPVLDRDTVFVGTGRGNLYALERETGRRRWTFETLNATGATPVVTRDRLFLATEDGTVYAIDPGTGDERWRTELPGSLSSSLTADDGQLYVGHTAGLSALEGESGELCWTYETESPIVGSPAVADDEAETAPLEESQPQVPESGDISVDVTISSGDDEGDADDAGVYAGTEDGTVYGLEVETGEEVWTAPADGGIAGGPTVADGLVYVSDDDGTMLAMDTDSGQSWFSYEIRDAFNSSATVLPEVDTTLVGATDGYLHVTDTKFGRRKLRGWLFAKKGVPLDGPVRGCPVVVGDVVCVADATGSLYGLDLADDCTHLWHFGAADGISSTPAIGDRQLFVGSDDGRLYCLTWDPDESRP; this is encoded by the coding sequence GTGACTAGCTGGAACCAGCACAAGGGCGACCCACAGAACTCGGGCGTCCGGCGCGACCTCGACGGGCCGCTTCGGATCGAGACCGACTGGACCGTCGACCTCACCGGACCGGTCGGATCGCCGGTACTGGATCGCGACACCGTCTTCGTCGGCACCGGGCGAGGCAATCTCTACGCGCTCGAGCGCGAGACGGGCCGTCGCCGGTGGACCTTCGAGACGCTAAACGCCACGGGCGCGACGCCGGTCGTCACCCGCGATCGACTGTTTCTCGCCACCGAGGACGGCACCGTCTACGCGATCGATCCCGGAACCGGAGACGAACGCTGGCGTACCGAACTACCCGGATCGCTCTCCTCGTCGTTGACCGCCGACGACGGACAGTTGTACGTCGGCCACACGGCAGGGTTGTCCGCTCTCGAAGGCGAGAGCGGCGAACTGTGCTGGACGTACGAAACCGAGTCGCCGATCGTCGGTTCTCCCGCGGTCGCCGACGACGAAGCCGAAACCGCGCCGCTCGAGGAGAGCCAGCCTCAGGTTCCGGAATCCGGCGACATCTCAGTCGACGTAACAATATCGTCCGGAGACGACGAGGGCGACGCGGATGACGCGGGCGTCTACGCCGGCACCGAGGACGGGACGGTCTACGGCCTCGAGGTCGAGACGGGCGAAGAAGTCTGGACCGCACCCGCCGACGGCGGTATCGCTGGCGGGCCGACGGTCGCTGACGGACTGGTCTACGTGAGCGACGACGACGGCACCATGCTCGCGATGGATACGGATTCGGGCCAGTCGTGGTTCTCCTACGAGATCCGTGACGCGTTCAACTCCTCGGCGACGGTGCTGCCCGAGGTCGATACGACGCTCGTCGGAGCGACCGACGGCTACCTCCACGTCACCGACACGAAGTTCGGCCGGCGCAAACTCCGCGGCTGGCTGTTCGCCAAGAAGGGCGTCCCGCTCGACGGGCCAGTCCGTGGCTGTCCCGTCGTCGTCGGCGACGTCGTCTGCGTCGCCGACGCGACCGGCTCGCTGTACGGACTCGACCTCGCCGACGACTGTACCCACCTCTGGCACTTCGGCGCCGCCGACGGCATCTCGAGCACGCCCGCAATCGGCGACCGCCAGCTGTTCGTCGGCAGCGACGACGGTCGACTGTACTGCCTGACCTGGGACCCCGACGAGTCGCGGCCGTAG
- a CDS encoding nitroreductase/quinone reductase family protein produces the protein MSRVSSSVATIAREFETRVANPVVRWLLRSPLHPLASFALVLVTYRGRRSGREYTIPVAYARDDGPLVAVTPKSETIWWTNFREPAACVVRLQGTREAAIGELVTDDAERAELLEVYAEQRRLLGRVLGLGDRDGDSSGDELAVVRFSLDS, from the coding sequence GTGTCTCGAGTCTCGAGTAGCGTAGCGACGATCGCCCGCGAGTTCGAAACGCGGGTCGCGAACCCGGTCGTACGGTGGCTCCTCCGATCGCCGTTGCACCCGCTCGCCAGTTTCGCGCTCGTGCTCGTCACCTACAGGGGACGACGGAGCGGCCGGGAGTACACGATCCCGGTCGCGTACGCTCGCGACGACGGTCCGCTCGTCGCTGTCACGCCGAAGTCGGAGACGATCTGGTGGACCAACTTCCGGGAGCCAGCCGCGTGTGTGGTCCGACTCCAGGGTACCCGAGAGGCAGCGATCGGTGAACTCGTCACTGACGACGCCGAACGGGCCGAGCTGCTCGAGGTCTACGCCGAACAACGACGCCTGCTGGGGCGAGTGCTCGGACTCGGGGATCGGGATGGCGACTCGAGTGGAGACGAACTCGCTGTCGTTCGGTTCTCGCTCGACTCCTGA
- the radA gene encoding DNA repair and recombination protein RadA: MPDADLETLPGVGPATAEKLQDAGFESFQSLAVASPSELSNTADVGESTAADIVRAARDAADVGGFETGSTVLERRNQIGKLSWHIDEVDDLLGGGIETQSITEVYGEFGSGKSQVTHQMAVNVQLPEEVGGLHGSAMFIDSEDTFRPERIDDMVRGLPDDVIEATMEDREIEGSADDEDALEELVEAILEKIHVAKAFNSNHQMLLAEKAKDLASEHEDSEYPIRLLCVDSLTAHFRAEYVGRGELADRQQKLNKHLHDLDKVGNLYNAAVIVTNQVASNPDSYFGDPTQPIGGNILGHKSTFRIYLRKSKGDKRIVRLVDAPNLADGEAVMRVEDGGLKPE, from the coding sequence ATGCCCGACGCAGATCTCGAGACGCTCCCCGGCGTTGGACCGGCAACCGCAGAGAAACTCCAGGACGCAGGCTTCGAGTCCTTCCAGAGTCTCGCCGTGGCCTCGCCCTCCGAACTATCGAACACGGCGGACGTCGGCGAGTCCACCGCCGCGGACATCGTCCGTGCTGCTCGTGACGCCGCCGACGTCGGCGGTTTCGAGACCGGTTCGACGGTCCTCGAACGACGAAACCAGATCGGCAAACTGAGCTGGCACATCGACGAGGTCGACGACCTGCTCGGCGGCGGAATCGAGACCCAGTCGATCACCGAGGTGTACGGCGAATTCGGTTCCGGTAAGTCCCAGGTTACCCACCAGATGGCCGTCAACGTCCAGCTCCCCGAGGAGGTCGGCGGTCTCCACGGTAGCGCGATGTTCATCGACAGCGAGGACACGTTCCGTCCCGAACGAATCGACGACATGGTCCGTGGCCTCCCCGACGACGTCATCGAGGCCACCATGGAGGACCGCGAGATCGAAGGCTCGGCCGACGACGAAGACGCACTCGAGGAACTCGTCGAAGCCATTCTCGAGAAGATCCACGTCGCGAAGGCGTTCAACTCCAACCACCAGATGCTGCTGGCCGAGAAGGCCAAGGACCTGGCGAGCGAACACGAGGACTCCGAGTACCCGATCCGACTGCTCTGTGTCGACTCCCTGACGGCCCACTTCCGTGCCGAGTACGTCGGCCGTGGCGAACTCGCGGACCGCCAGCAGAAACTCAACAAGCACCTTCACGACCTCGACAAGGTCGGCAACCTCTACAACGCCGCTGTCATCGTCACCAACCAGGTCGCCTCGAACCCCGACTCCTACTTCGGCGACCCGACCCAGCCGATCGGTGGCAACATCCTCGGCCACAAGTCCACGTTCCGCATCTACCTCCGCAAGTCCAAGGGTGACAAGCGGATCGTTCGACTCGTCGACGCGCCGAACCTCGCCGACGGCGAAGCCGTCATGCGTGTCGAAGACGGCGGTCTGAAGCCCGAGTAG